One Diospyros lotus cultivar Yz01 chromosome 1, ASM1463336v1, whole genome shotgun sequence genomic window carries:
- the LOC127788788 gene encoding soluble starch synthase 1, chloroplastic/amyloplastic: MISSGYEALHSPLSSSSSFSTFSVLFCSVLDPLRPWTELSLSSTPFHSPPLLSRMESLRSSSSTLPPRIRTRHLKSSVIHPSGFLPLWSQRRTKLGSLTLRRSVTDESRGGLPASRDASSTKEDNKDGLLLGTERDGSGSIVGFHLIQPSGDCKVINSSDKVAAERIEMIQEIEGEETIPTKTTYNIVFITSEAAPYSKTGGLGDVCGSMPIALAARGHRVMVVSPRYLHGGPSDKKFAGVSDVGCQIQVYCFGGAQEVSFFHEYRSGVDWVFVDHPSYHRPGNPYGDIFGAFADNQFRFTLLCHAACEAPLVLPLGGFTYGEKCLFLANDWHAGLVPVLLAAKYRPYGVYKDARSITIIHNLAHQGVEPAVTYKNLGLPLEWYGALEWVFPTWARTHALDTGKAVNILKGAIVTSDRILTVSQGYSWEITTVEGGYGLHELLSSRKSVLNGITNGVDDAEWDPSKDEHIASHFSVDDLSGKVQCKIELQKELGLPTRPDCPLIGFIGRLDYQKGIDIILSAAPELMDEDVQFVMLGSGEKQYEDWMRVTESSYKDKFRGWVGFNVPISHRITAGCDILLMPSRFEPCGLNQLYAMRYGTVPVVHATGGLRDTVENFNPFAQEGCGQGTGWAFSPLSRESMLAALGNAIRTYREYKSSWEGLMRRGMERDCTWNNAAAQYEQVFAWAFVDPPYIS, from the exons ATGATCTCGTCAGGCTATGAGGCTCTCCATtcccctctctcttcttcctcttctttttccacATTTTCCGTTCTTTTTTGCTCAGTTCTCGATCCTTTACGTCCTTGGACTGAACTCTCCCTATCTTCAACTCCATTCCATTCCCCTCCTCTCCTTTCGAGGATGGAGAGTCTGCGGAGCTCTTCTTCCACTCTGCCTCCTCGTATTCGGACTCGTCACTTGAAATCGTCTGTCATCCATCCATCGGGATTCCTGCCCCTTTGGAGCCAGAGACGAACCAAACTCGGTTCCCTCACGCTCCGAAGATCAGTAACTGATGAAAGCCGAGGCGGCCTTCCGGCCTCACGAGACGCGTCTTCCACTAAGGAAGACAATAAGGATGGCCTTCTGCTCGGCACAGAGCGCGATGGCTCTGGCTCGATTGTTGGCTTCCACTTGATTCAACCATCTG GCGACTGCAAAGTGATCAACTCTTCAGACAAAGTTGCTGCAGAAAGAATAGAAATGATTCAGGAGATTGAAGGAGAAGAGACAATCCCAACCAAAACAACTTATAATATTGTTTTCATTACTTCTGAAGCTGCACCTTATTCAAAGACAGGAGGCCTGGGAGATGTTTGTGGTTCTATGCCTATAGCACTTGCTGCTCGTGGACATCGTGTTATGGTGGTCTCTCCTAGATACTTGCATGGTGGCCCATCAGATAAAAAATTTGCTGGTGTTTCTGATGTTGGTTGTCAGATCCAAGTCTATTGCTTTGGAGGGGCTCAAGAGGTTTCATTCTTCCATGAGTATAGGTCAGGTGTTGATTGG GTCTTTGTGGACCATCCTTCATACCACCGTCCTGGAAATCCTTATGGTGATATTTTTGGTGCCTTTGCTGATAATCAG TTCCGGTTCACTTTACTTTGTCACGCAGCTTGTGAAGCTCCCTTAGTGCTTCCACTGGGAGGGTTCACTTATGGAGAGAAATGCTTGTTCCTTGCCAATGATTGGCATGCTGGCCTTGTTCCAGT ACTTTTGGCTGCCAAGTATCGTCCATATGGAGTGTATAAGGATGCTCGAAGTATCACCATAATACATAATCTTGCCCATCAG GGGGTGGAGCCTGCTGTAACCTACAAGAATTTGGGGCTTCCACTTGAATGGTATGGAGCATTAGAATGGGTATTCCCAACATGGGCAAGAACACACGCACTCGACACTGGCAAAGCTGTAAATATTTTGAAAGGCGCAATCGTCACATCTGATCGCATTCTGACAGTTAGCCAG GGATATTCTTGGGAAATAACAACAGTCGAAGGTGGATATGGTCTACATGAGCTCTTAAGTAGTCGAAAGAGTGTCCTGAATG GGATCACAAATGGCGTTGATGATGCTGAATGGGACCCATCTAAGGATGAGCACATTGCTTCACATTTCTCTGTTGATGACCTCTCCGGAAAG GTTCAGTGCAAGATAGAATTGCAAAAGGAATTAGGCCTTCCCACTAGGCCTGATTGTCCATTG ATTGGATTTATTGGGAGACTGGACTACCAGAAAGGCATTGATATAATCCTATCAGCAGCTCCAGAACTTATGGACGAGGATGTCCAGTTT GTCATGCTTGGATCTGGGGAAAAACAATATGAAGACTGGATGAGAGTAACAGAGTCATCTTATAAAGACAAATTCCGTGGCTGGGTTGGATTTAATGTTCCGATTTCTCACAGAATTACAGCAGG CTGTGATATACTACTGATGCCATCAAGATTTGAACCTTGTGGTCTAAACCAATTGTATGCAATGAGATACGGAACTGTGCCTGTGGTTCATGCCACTGGTGGACTTAGA GATACAGTAGAGAATTTCAATCCATTTGCTCAAGAAGGCTGTGGCCAAGGAACTGG GTGGGCTTTTTCTCCTTTATCACGAGAGAGTATGTTGGCG GCACTGGGGAATGCCATCCGGACTTACAGAGAATACAAGTCGTCTTGGGAGGGGTTGATGAGGAGAGGTATGGAGAGGGATTGCACCTGGAACAATGCTGCAGCTCAGTACGAGCAAGTGTTCGCGTGGGCCTTCGTTGACCCTCCCTATATCAGCTGA